A single genomic interval of Calypte anna isolate BGI_N300 chromosome 3, bCalAnn1_v1.p, whole genome shotgun sequence harbors:
- the B3GAT2 gene encoding galactosylgalactosylxylosylprotein 3-beta-glucuronosyltransferase 2, which produces MKSLLFSRFLLLLPWVLIVIIVLDIDSSRAPLPALAPRGGGGSGGGRPAAGRPPSPRRPEAVLPTIYAITPTYSRPVQKAELTRLANTFRQVARLHWILVEDAAARSELVSRFVAAAGLPCTHLHVPTPRRYKRPGLPRATEQRNAGLAWLRQRHQHLPPPQPGVLFFADDDNTYSLELFQEMRTTRKVSVWPVGLVGGRRYERPVVENGKVVGWYTGWRADRPFAIDMAGFAVSLQVILSHPKAVFKRRGSQPGMQESDFLKQITTVEELEPKANNCTKVLVWHTRTEKVNLANEPKYHLDTVNIEV; this is translated from the exons ATGAAGTCCCTGCTCTTCAGCcgcttcctcctgctgctgccctgggtgCTCATCGTCATCATCGTGCTGGACATCGACAGCAGCCGGGCGCCGCTGCCCGCCCTGGCACCCCGCGGCGGCGGGGGTAGCGGGGGGGGCCGACCTGCGGCGGGGCGGCCGCCCTCCCCGCGGCGTCCCGAGGCGGTGCTGCCCACCATCTATGCCATCACGCCCACCTACAGCCGCCCGGTGCAGAAGGCCGAACTCACCCGCCTGGCCAACACCTTCCGGCAGGTGGCGCGGCTCCACTGGATCCTGGTGGAGGACGCGGCGGCGCGGAGCGAGCTGGTGAGCCGCTTCGTGGCGGCCGCCGGCCTGCCCTGCACTCACCTCCACGTCCCCACGCCCCGACGCTACAAGCGGCCGGGGCTGCCCCGCGCTACCGAGCAGCGCAACGCCGGCCTGGCCTGGCTGCGGCAGCGGCACCAGCACCTGCCGCCCCCCCAGCCCGGGGTGCTCTTCTTCGCCGACGACGACAACACCTACAGTCTGGAGCTCTTCCAGGAG ATGCGCACAACCCGCAAGGTCTCAGTGTGGCCTGTGGGACTGGTAGGAGGGCGGCGGTACGAGCGCCCGGTCGTGGAAAATGGCAAAGTTGTTGGGTGGTACACTGGCTGGAGAGCTGACAGGCCCTTTGCTATTGACATGGCAG GATTTGCTGTGAGTCTTCAGGTGATTCTGTCGCATCCAAAAGCCGTGTTCAAGCGCCGTGGGTCTCAGCCAGGAATGCAAGAATCTGATTTTCTGAAGCAGATAACAACAGTGGAGGAACTggaaccaaaagcaaacaactgCACAAAG GTTCTTGTATGGCACACACGAACAGAAAAAGTCAATCTAGCTAATGAGCCAAAATACCACCTGGACACTGTCAATATTGAGGTATGA